Sequence from the Microplitis demolitor isolate Queensland-Clemson2020A chromosome 7, iyMicDemo2.1a, whole genome shotgun sequence genome:
tttagaattatttatattttttttattatactgaggttagctgacgtctaataatttttgaattttttttttaaaactaaaaattataaaaaaaaaatattttttaaaattgcacctgtagttttttaaaatttatacatatgcatatttttagttattttttttttaattgaattgttgaaaaaaatcttaaaattttttattgtctactaacttcaggataatttttttaatgtataaatttaaaaattttttctttttttttcaaatattgtaACTGAAATAAATTAGATCAATTATTCTTTAGTTATGATCAAGttgtaaaacaaataataaattaatacttacATTTTTCCAATCATTctatgattaaatatttatattacttactattctattattttctcttttctattattttctttttttcaaatgtttattaaatattcaaatcatTTTAGAAATAGctgacgttatttttttagtatttttaaacaaattacaaattaatagaataacttcataaagaaaatgtacacgaagaatttaaaaaatccttagtatgcatatttttgaaatgtattccattaatattatattagtttatttatgaatataaaaattgtcagTTTTTTGCtgcttttacaaaaattattatttttttttttttcaattctttaaatttaaaattaaaacttaaaaatatcacttgaaattttttaacattcacttaaaaattcattaatttcaaaataaaatttttcaaaaccattcaattctttttgcttacttcaaataattataaattacttattagtcaattcaaaatttattcaaaaaatacacTTGTAGCAGCGTCAGTTTTTTCTTAGTATCACTGCTTAATTTTATCTCAGCTGTCCTTTCAATCTGTATTTCTCTTCTCCATCTGTTCTCCATTACCTCTATTTTTCCTAGTCCTCTTCTTCTCAATTTCCACATGTTTCTCTTCACACGCGTCGTCGTAGCCACTGACAAAAGCCCCAGGCTCGAACGCAAAGACCCCCCGCTCTTGACTATTTTAAAGTCTCCAGCGGCTAGACAGTATATcgtattataaaaacaatattcccAAAACACAATCTTAATATGAACTAAGCGTGCTAAGCTCTGTGCATACCTACCAAATGCTCTCGtccaaaaattcgaaaatacttttaatctagttattataaatattcatatacattcacaaaatatgttttcaaatattttcccTTAGTACTGAAATAATCTCTGTCACTTTACATACCTGAGTATATTTAtccattttttcatattttaatttttgtaatcttcaaaagtttttaaagtagtttacaatttttatctttttcaccatcaaaaattaaaaattcatgtttttgtaatttaatttaattcccgCGCTTTTCTGTtacttgttaaatattttttaatgatcaaAATACATTGTGTAAACtcccttttttttctgtaaacgTTTTGGGCGAAACACAAATAATGCTAGGCGCAAACTTGTTCACCTTTTCCCTTGTTTCACTTACTCTCTCTACTTATACTTTACTAATTCCTCCACCAATCACTTTGAAGCTCTGTAGCGATCTTTACtcacttttaatatttctcaGCCTGAAAAAATAGAAACTGCTTCAAATATAAACGACGAATTCAAAGAGGTCTGTTGTTTTTAGCGCCAAGGGTCGCATGTATTTCAAATTGtgttttattcatatttacatattttatttttttattatcatcaagtACTTACGGAAGAGTacaaattactaataataaaattaattaaacgtgcggtcaaattttttttatatttaatttaaattaaattattatcgaatttgtttaaataattatgggcaatgtttaaaaaaattttttcataaaactgTAAGTACaattcacattttttaaagaatttaagaaatgaaattaacgcttttgaatttattttggcgaaaattataaaatattatcaaagtaATGgacactaaataaaattatgatactgaagttagccgacgtctagtaatttttgttttttttttaaatgataaattatgaagaaaacaatatttgaaaaaattgcactaatagtgttttgaattttctacacgtgcatattcttagttttttttttgttttttatttgttaaaaaaaacatccaaagattgttaattgtctgttaacttcaaaataataattaattacataaaataaattttattaaatgagacaactcaattattattagttatttgcatacttaaattttttgattaattaattaattatacatttgaaaatttgataaataacttgaaaaaaaaaataatatttttcgaaattcaaaaatacgcGCGTAATTTTCGGCTGTTTCCGTATTTActcgtgttatttaaaaatttgatattccgcgggaaatttaaacGTAAGTTTAATAAATCCAAAGAACAATGATAtgaaacctaaaaaaaaaattacttgataattaaaaaaaacaaagaaagaaaaattaaacaaaaatgattaaatttttttttgaataataaaatattcgatGGATacaacaaatataaataatcgtTTTATCGATTGCTGGTAAAGAAGGaacctataaaatttttaatgattaggttttctttttatttactttattatcttCTAAAAAATCTAACAAAAGTCAGTACAACGCATATCATCGATAAGCGTGTACGCgacacaataataaataaattaaatgtagtCGACAAGAGACAACATTAAAGACATTGTGCCGTGATTTTcaattgtctttttttcaGTTCGATATTTTCTTATGTTACAGTAATCATGGGAGGTTTTTATCTTGAACCCTTGGGTTCTACAGACCCAATTCCGCTGCCGGAGTCAAAAGGGGtaagttaataatatttactacatGTAATTcttcttattattttcaaatattttcaattgttcAATCACTCATTGTTGacataaacttaaataattaattaaattcatgaCTTAGTGATTAGATAATTTCATATGTACTAATTACTGGATTGTTTTTTTAGTATACATGTGGACGAGAAAGGACCAATGATGTCATGCTAATGAGTCCTTCAATTTCGAGAAAACATTGTCTGTTTATGATCGCTCAAAATCGTTTCCAAGTTTGGGACCTGAACGTAAgcttcatttttttctcctattttttatttactagtGGACTATTTTAAACGGTCAATCGCTTTTTTCCTGACCTCcttacataataattaaattaaatctcttCAAGCCACTTGTGTTTATTTTGGTCGATAGcgagaa
This genomic interval carries:
- the LOC128668191 gene encoding uncharacterized protein LOC128668191, which codes for MKKWINILRLKVFSNFWTRAFAAGDFKIVKSGGSLRSSLGLLSVATTTRVKRNMWKLRRRGLGKIEVMENRWRREIQIERTAEIKLSSDTKKKLTLLQVYFLNKF